One Oryzomonas sagensis genomic region harbors:
- a CDS encoding Lpp/OprI family alanine-zipper lipoprotein → MKKGILLVAMMFFPAITLMSCATTGDLEKMQAQQKLIDAKADQALRDAQAAKAAADAAKLNADAAAARADAATKEAEAREKIADEKAKKADAVFQRSMRK, encoded by the coding sequence ATGAAAAAAGGTATTTTACTGGTGGCAATGATGTTTTTCCCCGCGATAACGTTGATGAGTTGTGCCACGACCGGTGACCTGGAGAAAATGCAGGCCCAGCAAAAACTGATTGATGCGAAAGCTGATCAGGCGTTGCGGGATGCGCAGGCTGCCAAGGCGGCGGCCGATGCGGCCAAGTTAAATGCAGATGCCGCCGCAGCCCGCGCCGATGCAGCGACCAAGGAGGCTGAGGCACGGGAAAAGATCGCCGATGAGAAGGCAAAAAAAGCCGACGCGGTGTTCCAGAGATCCATGAGGAAATGA
- a CDS encoding SNF2-related protein, producing MNTPFHATYFAHELTKRCASDSVEKLASVLADAQVDLNPHQVEAALFAFRSPFSKGAILADEVGLGKTIEAGLLLAQKWAERKRRLLVIVPANLRKQWSQELADKFYLPSVVLENKTFNEAIRAGNLNPFSQDGIILCSYQFARAKEPYLRQTSWDLVVIDEAHRLRNVYKSSNKIANAIKNAIAAFPKVLLTATPLQNSLLELYGLVSIIDDFAFGDFKSYRARFARLGNDADFEDLKERLKPLCKRTLRRQVLEYVKYTNRHALVQEFTPTDDEQRLYDLVSEYLQGQTLYALPASQRQLMTLILRKLLASSTYAISGTLEGLVRKLEAAASEAAAVDTVPEELPRDLDEMDELTDEWDGDGDETVPGEKARLTPDQLAELNEEMEQLREFHRLATSIVRNSKGEVLLTALRRGFAASAEAQQGQGAATLQQKAIIFTESRRTQEYLLNILEQTEFAGKVMLFNGTNNDPLSKAIYQRWLQQHAGTDRVTGSPSADMRAALVENFRDNASILIATEAAAEGINLQFCNLVVNYDMPWNPQRIEQRIGRCHRYGQRFDVVVVNFINQGNAADQRVYQLLDEKFRLFNGVFGASDEVLGAVESGVDFEKRIAAIYQQCRSPEQIQFEFDQLQRELETEISAGQRDAREKLLDNFDQEVVEKVRVQSHDLLDRFNEQLWQLTTFLLEKYASFEESAYSFTLHTNPFPGETIHPGPYRMGKSIEDANTYRVGHPLAQRVLQQGMALSPTPADVTFDLSDGGKNIAILNRFRGKSGWLSCSRLTMSALETEDQLILSAVTDDGDILDDSQCRRFFDLPAVEGNGCTVPKSAAEKLELESARRRQELLDEMTARNGHWFDTEMEKLDKWADDRRTSLKSELAELDEMLKEAKKSARLAPTLPDKLERQRSVRTLETKRDEAWRAYDQASRDVDRQKDALLDEISRRLEQKLEQEYLFMLRWTLK from the coding sequence GTGAACACCCCTTTCCATGCCACATACTTTGCCCACGAACTCACCAAGCGCTGTGCGTCTGACAGCGTAGAGAAACTGGCATCCGTTCTGGCTGACGCTCAGGTGGACCTGAACCCTCACCAGGTTGAGGCCGCGCTTTTCGCCTTCCGCAGTCCATTTTCCAAGGGAGCAATCCTGGCCGATGAAGTCGGCCTTGGCAAGACCATCGAAGCCGGTCTGTTGCTGGCGCAGAAATGGGCAGAGCGGAAGCGCCGCCTGCTGGTCATTGTACCCGCCAACCTGCGGAAGCAGTGGAGCCAGGAACTGGCCGACAAGTTCTATCTTCCCTCCGTCGTTCTTGAAAATAAGACATTCAACGAGGCAATCCGGGCGGGAAATCTCAATCCTTTCAGCCAAGACGGCATCATCCTTTGTTCATACCAGTTCGCACGGGCAAAGGAGCCGTACCTGCGGCAAACGTCATGGGACCTCGTTGTCATCGACGAGGCACACCGCCTGCGGAACGTCTACAAGAGCAGCAACAAGATAGCCAACGCCATCAAAAATGCGATAGCGGCATTCCCAAAGGTACTTTTAACCGCAACGCCGTTGCAAAACTCGCTGCTTGAGCTGTATGGCCTTGTGAGCATCATCGACGATTTTGCCTTTGGCGATTTCAAGAGCTACCGTGCCCGCTTCGCCCGTCTCGGTAATGATGCCGATTTTGAAGACCTCAAGGAACGCCTCAAGCCCCTTTGTAAGCGAACCCTGCGCCGTCAGGTTCTTGAGTACGTCAAATACACCAATCGTCACGCCTTGGTGCAGGAGTTCACCCCGACCGACGATGAGCAGAGATTGTACGACCTCGTTTCGGAGTACCTGCAGGGGCAAACGCTGTATGCCTTACCTGCGAGCCAGCGCCAACTGATGACCCTCATACTGCGAAAGCTTTTGGCTTCCTCAACCTACGCCATTTCAGGAACACTGGAGGGGCTTGTCAGAAAGCTTGAGGCCGCCGCAAGCGAAGCAGCAGCCGTCGATACCGTGCCAGAAGAGCTGCCGCGAGACCTGGACGAAATGGATGAGTTGACCGACGAGTGGGATGGCGACGGCGATGAAACAGTACCAGGAGAAAAGGCCCGGCTGACACCGGACCAACTTGCCGAGCTGAATGAAGAAATGGAGCAACTACGGGAGTTTCACCGCCTGGCAACGTCCATAGTCAGGAACTCTAAGGGGGAAGTCCTACTTACGGCCTTGCGGCGCGGATTCGCTGCGTCTGCTGAGGCTCAACAAGGACAAGGCGCAGCCACCCTACAGCAAAAGGCGATTATCTTCACCGAATCCCGCCGCACCCAGGAATACTTGCTTAACATCCTTGAGCAGACTGAGTTTGCAGGCAAGGTCATGCTCTTCAATGGCACCAACAACGACCCTCTATCGAAGGCTATCTATCAGAGATGGTTACAGCAGCACGCCGGGACCGACCGAGTAACCGGCTCGCCATCGGCAGATATGCGTGCCGCCTTGGTGGAAAATTTCCGAGATAACGCCTCGATTCTGATAGCCACCGAAGCAGCAGCCGAAGGAATTAACCTCCAGTTCTGCAATTTAGTCGTCAACTACGACATGCCCTGGAACCCGCAGCGCATAGAACAGCGCATCGGCAGATGCCACCGCTACGGACAGCGTTTCGATGTCGTAGTCGTCAACTTCATCAACCAGGGCAACGCAGCCGACCAGCGCGTGTACCAGCTTCTCGATGAGAAGTTTCGGTTGTTCAACGGAGTTTTTGGTGCCAGTGACGAAGTGCTCGGAGCCGTGGAATCAGGGGTCGATTTTGAAAAGAGAATCGCCGCCATCTACCAGCAGTGCCGCTCACCCGAACAGATACAGTTCGAGTTCGACCAGCTTCAACGCGAGTTGGAGACCGAAATATCGGCAGGCCAACGAGATGCCCGTGAAAAGCTCCTCGACAATTTCGACCAGGAAGTCGTGGAAAAGGTCCGTGTTCAGAGCCATGACTTACTAGACCGTTTCAATGAGCAGCTATGGCAGCTCACCACCTTTCTCCTTGAGAAATACGCCAGCTTTGAAGAGAGCGCCTATAGTTTCACCCTCCACACGAACCCATTCCCAGGCGAGACAATCCATCCCGGCCCGTACCGCATGGGAAAATCAATTGAGGATGCCAATACTTATCGTGTCGGCCACCCCCTTGCACAACGGGTGCTTCAGCAAGGAATGGCGCTGTCTCCTACACCCGCTGACGTAACCTTTGACCTTTCGGACGGCGGGAAAAACATCGCCATCCTCAATCGGTTCAGAGGTAAATCTGGATGGCTCTCCTGTTCGCGGCTTACCATGAGCGCCCTTGAGACGGAAGACCAGCTTATTCTGAGCGCCGTGACCGACGATGGGGATATCCTTGATGACTCTCAGTGTCGGAGGTTTTTCGATTTACCGGCAGTTGAAGGCAACGGCTGTACGGTACCAAAATCCGCTGCAGAAAAGCTGGAGCTGGAATCGGCACGGCGGCGACAAGAACTTCTCGATGAAATGACGGCTCGCAATGGCCACTGGTTCGATACCGAAATGGAGAAGCTCGACAAGTGGGCTGATGACCGACGAACATCTCTCAAATCCGAACTGGCTGAGCTTGATGAGATGCTGAAAGAAGCCAAGAAATCAGCGCGGCTTGCGCCGACTCTACCGGATAAATTGGAGCGGCAGCGGTCAGTTAGGACGCTGGAAACGAAACGAGATGAAGCTTGGCGGGCGTATGACCAAGCCAGCCGGGATGTTGACCGCCAAAAAGATGCATTGCTTGATGAGATAAGCAGGCGGTTAGAGCAAAAATTAGAGCAGGAATATTTATTTATGCTTCGATGGACCTTGAAATAG
- a CDS encoding recombinase family protein, which translates to MGKTLAYVRVSTVQQDVSNQRLEILEYARRHDMQVADYIEVEMSSRRDRASRRIDELLGRVERGDTIIVSELSRLGRSTVEVVELVNELVATGIGLVCIKQGLRIASDLGKMDMQSKVTITMFSLFAELERDLLSERTKQALASKRSQGVKLGKPRGTIQRSKLDDRREAIQELLRHKVSKSAVARMMGVSRTALASYVESRGIA; encoded by the coding sequence ATGGGGAAGACACTGGCTTATGTTCGGGTATCCACAGTTCAACAGGATGTCTCTAACCAACGCCTCGAAATCTTGGAGTACGCACGCCGCCACGACATGCAGGTTGCCGACTACATCGAAGTCGAGATGTCAAGCCGCCGTGACCGGGCCAGTCGCCGTATTGATGAACTGCTTGGTCGGGTGGAGCGTGGAGATACTATAATCGTGTCTGAGCTTTCCCGGCTGGGAAGGTCCACTGTCGAGGTTGTCGAACTCGTCAACGAGCTGGTAGCTACCGGAATCGGGCTGGTGTGCATAAAGCAAGGGCTGCGGATTGCCAGCGACCTGGGCAAAATGGACATGCAGTCTAAAGTGACCATTACGATGTTCAGCCTGTTTGCTGAGCTTGAGCGCGACCTTCTCAGCGAGAGGACAAAGCAAGCCTTGGCATCGAAAAGAAGCCAGGGGGTGAAGCTTGGTAAGCCACGGGGAACAATTCAGCGGAGTAAGCTGGATGACCGAAGGGAGGCAATTCAGGAGTTGCTGCGACACAAGGTCAGCAAGTCCGCAGTTGCGCGGATGATGGGGGTAAGTCGTACGGCCCTTGCCAGCTATGTTGAATCGCGGGGCATAGCTTAG
- a CDS encoding helix-turn-helix domain-containing protein → MKLGRLIKSLRISFGWQQKDLAEKLDISTNYLCQIETGKKVPSADIVERVAGQFNISKDALNFLSTDIPGELDPENAINYRKLQENVASLLLFQSGKAA, encoded by the coding sequence ATGAAACTCGGAAGACTTATTAAATCCCTAAGAATCAGCTTTGGCTGGCAACAAAAGGATTTAGCTGAGAAGCTGGACATAAGTACGAACTATCTTTGCCAGATTGAAACTGGCAAGAAGGTTCCGAGTGCTGACATTGTTGAACGTGTAGCCGGTCAATTTAACATTTCAAAAGATGCCTTAAATTTCCTTTCAACAGACATCCCTGGCGAACTTGACCCAGAAAACGCCATCAATTATAGAAAGCTTCAGGAAAATGTTGCGTCTCTTCTGCTGTTCCAGAGTGGAAAAGCAGCATGA
- a CDS encoding GntR family transcriptional regulator has protein sequence MTALSNETSSLSAPLTDRIFDLLQDSIIKGEIPAGSKISEPELAKAYGVSRGTLREALSRLEERHLIVRSPNHGARVISLSYEELIDTYQIREVLGGLACSLAAQNMTGDEIGELRRLLDEHEKSIEEDHGLSYYQKEGELDFHYRILQGSRNKKLLVILDGGLYQLIRMYRYQFSTASPRPYLALKEHRRIVDAIEERDSELADLLMRRHIRTARMNVEERHKSAMTKDADNG, from the coding sequence ATGACCGCGTTAAGTAACGAAACGAGCTCGCTATCGGCCCCCCTGACCGATCGTATTTTTGATCTGCTGCAGGATTCGATAATCAAGGGAGAGATCCCCGCGGGGAGCAAAATTTCAGAACCGGAACTGGCCAAGGCGTATGGTGTCAGTCGCGGGACCTTACGCGAAGCTTTGAGCCGCCTTGAAGAACGGCACCTCATCGTTCGGTCGCCAAACCATGGGGCAAGGGTCATATCGCTTTCTTACGAGGAACTGATCGATACCTACCAGATCCGTGAAGTCCTGGGAGGGTTGGCGTGCAGTCTCGCCGCCCAAAACATGACTGGGGATGAAATCGGAGAGCTGCGAAGGCTTCTTGATGAGCATGAGAAGAGTATCGAGGAGGACCATGGGCTCTCCTATTATCAGAAAGAAGGAGAACTTGACTTCCATTACCGGATTTTGCAGGGGAGCCGCAACAAAAAGCTTCTCGTCATCCTCGATGGCGGCCTTTACCAGTTGATCCGCATGTACCGGTATCAGTTCAGCACGGCAAGTCCCCGGCCCTATCTGGCCTTGAAAGAGCATCGCCGCATTGTCGATGCAATCGAAGAGCGCGATTCCGAGCTTGCCGACCTCCTGATGCGTCGCCACATAAGAACCGCACGCATGAACGTCGAGGAACGGCACAAAAGTGCGATGACCAAGGATGCGGACAATGGCTGA
- a CDS encoding helix-turn-helix domain-containing protein: MECADLLKVLGERVRAIRKTRKVSQERLAELAGLHPVFISKLETGKAKASICTFYAIATALDMTLAELVELPREGEAWNSDLSELFQAAKRLEQGKQGIFVETVRGLLSGLAG, encoded by the coding sequence ATGGAATGTGCCGACTTACTAAAGGTGTTGGGTGAGAGAGTACGGGCGATTCGGAAGACCAGGAAGGTCTCTCAGGAGAGACTTGCGGAACTGGCGGGTTTGCACCCGGTATTCATTAGCAAACTGGAAACAGGTAAGGCGAAAGCCTCAATCTGCACCTTTTACGCAATAGCGACTGCGTTGGACATGACGCTCGCTGAGCTTGTGGAACTGCCAAGGGAAGGAGAGGCGTGGAACAGCGACCTTTCCGAGCTTTTCCAGGCAGCGAAACGGCTTGAACAAGGAAAGCAAGGCATATTCGTCGAAACCGTCAGAGGTCTACTGAGTGGGCTGGCAGGATAG
- a CDS encoding PIN domain-containing protein, producing MIFIDANVYLEFFKSSKPEMKKLLPVLDELKENIFVTQQLVNEVSRNKLNVALANFNEYAKKCVGPGIRLPEHLDISGETLVKDWNKKEAEVRESVKSLSADLNKIIEHVADNIINKKDEVSQGLEAIFTRALVPEGKQVQAARWRRESGAPPGKPDNPLGDQLTWEQLLDAHDGKTALWVVTNDGDFTEKYKDKIYLNPVLNDEIQAKSGQNIDIYCFERLTDALEHYQSMVKEKLKTLPPPEEMESIKKSEITQTRPEVDQHFQPTRCFKCGSESFTSGVARPSQYGGWTYQWQCCSCGSITDTGEPYDD from the coding sequence GTGATATTCATAGATGCAAACGTCTATCTTGAATTTTTTAAAAGTAGTAAACCTGAAATGAAAAAACTTTTACCTGTATTGGATGAATTGAAGGAAAACATCTTTGTGACTCAGCAATTGGTAAATGAAGTTAGCAGAAATAAGTTGAACGTAGCACTGGCTAATTTCAATGAATATGCTAAAAAATGCGTAGGCCCAGGAATACGGCTGCCAGAGCACTTAGACATATCAGGAGAAACTTTAGTCAAGGACTGGAATAAAAAAGAAGCTGAAGTCAGGGAAAGCGTAAAGTCGCTATCAGCGGACTTAAATAAAATAATAGAACATGTTGCAGATAACATAATTAACAAAAAAGATGAGGTATCACAGGGGCTAGAAGCGATTTTCACACGTGCGCTAGTGCCAGAAGGCAAGCAGGTTCAAGCAGCACGGTGGCGCAGAGAAAGTGGGGCTCCCCCAGGCAAACCTGATAATCCATTGGGTGACCAACTTACCTGGGAACAACTCCTGGATGCCCATGACGGGAAGACTGCATTGTGGGTAGTGACGAATGATGGTGATTTCACTGAGAAATATAAAGATAAAATCTACCTCAACCCGGTGCTCAATGATGAGATTCAAGCGAAGTCGGGACAAAATATTGATATATATTGCTTCGAGCGTCTCACTGATGCATTGGAGCACTATCAGTCAATGGTAAAAGAGAAGTTAAAGACTCTACCACCACCTGAAGAAATGGAAAGCATTAAAAAGTCTGAAATAACACAAACAAGACCAGAAGTTGACCAGCACTTTCAGCCTACTAGATGCTTTAAATGTGGGTCAGAATCATTCACATCGGGAGTTGCCCGTCCCTCTCAATACGGTGGATGGACCTATCAATGGCAATGTTGCAGTTGCGGGTCTATAACAGACACTGGCGAACCCTACGACGATTAA
- a CDS encoding reverse transcriptase family protein, translating to MNCRLPIQSVSELATLLGIPINELWRAARNTSKTYSRWSEPKPSGGLRNFSAPFPSLKAIQKKLHKLVFSKIETSTTSHYGIKGKSNITNACEHLGNPLIFTFDLKSFFPSIRPERVNRALIDELGCPADLASLLTKLATCDFQLPQGAPTSTDIANIVTIRLQRRLLGLARRWGLKFTIYADDVTVSGADIPERVVADVKMIVRSEGYRLHPTKGGVYNKSSSQMVTGINIAHGATVGKTRKIWRAELHRSKQRFAAGELSEEEWLRAQTRSNSQGIYANAVKRLTVKEGACPARKT from the coding sequence ATGAATTGCCGGTTGCCAATCCAGTCCGTTTCAGAATTGGCGACCTTGCTTGGCATCCCAATAAATGAGCTGTGGCGAGCCGCCCGCAATACCAGCAAGACGTACAGCAGATGGAGCGAGCCAAAACCTTCCGGTGGACTTAGAAATTTCTCCGCCCCATTCCCCTCCCTGAAGGCCATTCAAAAGAAACTTCACAAGCTGGTGTTCTCAAAGATTGAAACTAGCACGACTTCCCATTACGGCATCAAAGGCAAGTCGAATATCACCAATGCCTGTGAACACTTAGGAAACCCCCTCATTTTCACCTTTGACCTCAAGTCATTTTTCCCTTCAATTAGACCGGAGAGGGTGAACAGGGCCTTGATTGACGAGCTTGGCTGCCCTGCAGATTTAGCATCCCTGCTTACAAAACTGGCCACGTGCGACTTTCAGCTCCCACAGGGAGCCCCGACCAGCACGGATATCGCCAACATCGTAACTATCCGCCTGCAGCGGAGGCTATTGGGGCTGGCAAGGCGTTGGGGGCTTAAGTTCACCATCTATGCTGACGACGTTACCGTTTCCGGCGCGGATATCCCTGAGAGGGTTGTCGCCGATGTAAAAATGATAGTACGGTCAGAAGGCTACCGGCTTCACCCGACCAAGGGCGGAGTTTACAATAAGTCTTCAAGTCAGATGGTCACCGGCATCAACATAGCCCACGGCGCGACAGTCGGTAAGACAAGGAAAATATGGCGGGCAGAGCTGCATAGGAGCAAACAGAGGTTTGCTGCCGGAGAATTATCGGAAGAGGAATGGCTACGCGCTCAGACCAGGAGTAACAGCCAAGGCATTTATGCGAATGCCGTCAAGAGGCTCACAGTTAAAGAAGGCGCGTGCCCTGCGAGGAAAACCTAA
- a CDS encoding L,D-transpeptidase family protein: MRRIVAPSRLPQWFRLMALWLFIVALPGCAAVKAPQEDSWLAPDHMEKEIERNRFPVAKGDDVVGRLAVVRLEKGDTLPDIARHFGVGLNAVSAANPGVDVWAPEAGVRTMLPLSFILPNAPRKGIVVNLATMRLFQYKGDGTSPVVSTYPVGVGTRERPTPQGPMRVERKAARPTWHVPASIAADHRKKGDILPAAVPPGPQNPLGEYALYLSKSGYLIHGTNKPASIGLKATNGCMRLYPENIKTLFSDTPVSTPVVIVNQPYLLGQRNGVLYLEAHTPQEDSGAAELQRIYEKLKAIEKKSARPLDWEKIRKVQAEARGIPVPIFEISPGSEDGIPKLVEVEHPAKLYGKPEPPELNMAAWYVLAADVHDEIDARRMAAIINHQGPPIPAQVIPKNNSYRVIAGPFNTAGEAREATRRLKLDLDMDGIVIEPVGKM; the protein is encoded by the coding sequence ATGCGCCGAATCGTTGCCCCGTCACGCTTGCCCCAGTGGTTTCGCCTTATGGCTCTATGGTTATTCATCGTAGCTCTCCCGGGATGTGCGGCGGTAAAAGCTCCCCAGGAGGACTCATGGCTTGCCCCGGACCACATGGAAAAGGAGATCGAACGAAACAGGTTTCCGGTCGCCAAAGGGGACGACGTCGTTGGTCGGCTGGCGGTCGTCAGACTGGAAAAGGGGGATACGCTGCCGGATATCGCCCGACACTTCGGCGTGGGGCTCAATGCCGTCAGCGCCGCCAATCCGGGGGTGGATGTCTGGGCGCCCGAGGCCGGTGTGCGTACCATGTTACCCCTGAGCTTTATCCTGCCGAACGCTCCGAGAAAAGGCATCGTGGTCAACCTGGCCACCATGAGGCTCTTTCAGTATAAGGGGGATGGCACGTCGCCGGTGGTGTCCACCTACCCGGTCGGGGTCGGGACCAGAGAGCGACCCACCCCCCAAGGCCCCATGCGCGTGGAGCGCAAGGCAGCCCGGCCGACCTGGCATGTGCCCGCTTCGATTGCCGCGGATCATAGAAAAAAAGGGGACATCCTGCCTGCGGCAGTCCCGCCGGGACCGCAGAATCCCTTGGGAGAATACGCGCTCTATCTCAGCAAATCGGGGTATCTGATCCACGGCACCAATAAACCGGCCAGTATCGGCCTCAAGGCAACCAACGGCTGCATGAGGCTCTACCCGGAAAACATCAAGACGCTCTTCAGCGACACCCCGGTTTCTACACCGGTCGTCATTGTCAATCAGCCCTACCTCCTTGGCCAACGCAATGGCGTGCTGTACCTGGAAGCCCATACGCCCCAGGAAGACTCGGGCGCCGCAGAGTTGCAGAGAATCTATGAAAAATTGAAAGCCATTGAAAAAAAGTCGGCGCGCCCGCTCGACTGGGAAAAGATCAGGAAGGTACAGGCCGAAGCCAGGGGGATTCCGGTTCCCATCTTCGAAATAAGCCCAGGGAGCGAAGACGGGATTCCCAAACTGGTGGAGGTCGAACACCCGGCAAAACTGTACGGCAAGCCGGAGCCGCCGGAGCTGAACATGGCGGCGTGGTATGTGCTGGCCGCCGATGTGCATGACGAGATCGACGCCCGGAGAATGGCCGCCATTATCAACCACCAGGGGCCGCCGATCCCGGCGCAGGTTATACCGAAGAACAACAGTTACCGTGTTATCGCCGGTCCCTTCAACACCGCCGGCGAGGCCAGGGAGGCGACCAGACGCCTGAAACTTGATCTGGATATGGACGGTATCGTGATTGAGCCGGTCGGGAAGATGTGA
- a CDS encoding L,D-transpeptidase family protein, with the protein MFLVCIVLTPMLMVGCSGMQGGFHDKAAFEEANDLFSQGKYQASLDKYGQMLEKEPTARDRVLFEMGVIYSHPKNEHKDYAKSLDCFQKLITGYPGSDYRPNSEMMVFTINNVIFKDRLIAEQQAQIGVLHQEAKGKENEVATLHQRIIALEQNVLDFATRKRSVDRIVIEKKERRLMLISTGEVLKTYRIALGGNPDGPKERQGDNKTPEGTYVIDGKNKNSQYHQALHVSYPNERDKKRAKELGVSPGGDIMIHGIKAGLSWVGDLQANKDWTKGCIAVTDEEIEEIYKLVPLNTVVEIRP; encoded by the coding sequence TTGTTCCTTGTCTGCATCGTACTGACGCCGATGCTCATGGTCGGATGCAGCGGCATGCAGGGAGGATTCCACGACAAGGCCGCCTTCGAAGAGGCCAATGATCTCTTCAGCCAGGGGAAGTACCAGGCATCCCTGGACAAATACGGGCAGATGCTGGAAAAAGAGCCCACTGCGAGAGACCGGGTTCTGTTTGAAATGGGTGTCATTTATTCCCACCCCAAGAACGAACACAAGGATTATGCGAAATCCCTGGACTGTTTCCAAAAGCTCATCACGGGATATCCGGGGAGTGACTACCGGCCAAACAGCGAAATGATGGTCTTTACCATCAACAATGTTATTTTCAAGGACCGATTGATTGCCGAGCAGCAGGCACAAATCGGGGTTCTCCATCAAGAGGCAAAAGGCAAGGAGAATGAAGTAGCTACGCTGCACCAAAGGATAATAGCGCTCGAACAGAATGTTCTGGATTTCGCCACCCGGAAGAGATCGGTAGACCGGATCGTGATAGAAAAAAAAGAACGGCGGCTGATGCTGATCTCAACGGGTGAGGTGCTCAAAACCTACAGGATAGCCTTGGGGGGGAATCCGGATGGCCCCAAGGAGCGGCAGGGGGACAACAAAACCCCCGAGGGGACCTACGTCATCGACGGGAAGAACAAGAACAGCCAGTACCACCAAGCCCTCCATGTCTCCTATCCAAACGAGCGGGACAAGAAGCGGGCAAAGGAACTGGGCGTTTCTCCCGGCGGAGACATCATGATCCACGGGATCAAGGCAGGCCTCTCGTGGGTTGGCGATCTTCAGGCAAACAAGGATTGGACGAAAGGGTGCATCGCCGTAACCGACGAGGAGATCGAGGAGATCTACAAGCTGGTGCCGCTCAATACGGTTGTCGAGATACGGCCGTAG